Genomic window (Tardiphaga sp. vice304):
CCACGGTCGAAGTGCTGCCGCAATAAAGCGGTCGGATCTGTAGCGGTGACGACGATGGCACCGACCCGGGTGGCGATCCCCCTGCAGCTTTCCCGCGCCGCTCCGCTGCTGGCGCCGCTGCAGGATATTGCCGGCCGCACGATGGGCACGTCATGGTCGGTGAAATTCGTCGGCTCGGCCGCCGCGGCGCAGACGCTGCGACGGGCCATCGTGGGCGTGCTCGAACGGGTCGTGATGCAGATGAGCCCGTGGGACGCCGGTTCCGCGCTCAGCGAATTTAACGACGGACCTTTGGGCGAGTGGCACGAGCTGCCGCGCGAGTTCGCCACGGTGATGGCAGAAGCGCTTCGCATCGCCGGCGAATCCGACGGCGCGTTCGACCCGACGATGGGACCGCTGGTCGATCTCTGGGGCTTCGGGCCACAGGGGCGACCGCCGGCTTTGCCGTCCGCCGCCGACATCGCGCAGCAGCGCGGCATCTGCGGCTGGCGGCAACTCGAATTCGACGCATCATCACGACGACTGCGCCGCCTCTCGGCCTGTAGAATCGACCTCAACGGCATTGCCAAGGGCTTCGCCGTCGACCTCGCGATGACGACGCTGCGTCAGCACGGCATCCACCATGCACTGGTGGAGATCGGCGGCGAACTCGCCGGCGCCGGCCTCAAGCCGGACGGCACGCCGTGGTGGGTCGATATCGATAGGCCTTCGGCGTCGTCCGGCGTGCCTGCGTTGCGCGTCGCATTGCACGGGCTGGCGATCGCCACGTCGGGCTGCGAGCGCGGCTACGATGGCCCCGGCCGGCATCTGTCGCATACGATTGATCCGCGCAGCGGCGTGCCGATCGACAACGCCATGGTCACCGCCACCGTGCTGCATCAATCGTGCATGGCAGCGGACGCCTATGCCACGGCCCTAATGGTGATGGGCTTTGACGCCGGCATCGCCTTTGCCACGCGGCACAAGCTCGCCGCCGCCATCCGTTTCCATCGCGACACGATCGCCCTCGACGAGCGGCTGTCGCCGGCACTGCAGGCGATGCTGGACTGAGTCAGGTCGCGGCCCACTGCCGCAGCAGGTTGTGATACAGCGAGGTCAGCGACACCACCGAGGGATGCTCGGGATGATCGCCATTCAGGCGGATGATCGACATGTCGAGATCGAACATCATCGCCCGCCGCGTCACATCCGAGATCATGCTTTCGGTCCAGAAGAACGACGCGATCCGCGATCCGCGCGTCACCTTGGTGACGTGATGCAGGCTGGTGCCGGGATAGACGATCATGTCGCCCGCCGGTAGCTTCACGGCATGGGTGCCGTAGGTATCCTCGACCATCAGCTCACCGCCGTCATATTCCTCCGGAGACGACAGGAACAGCGTCGATGACACGTCGGTCCGCACCCGCACCGACGTGCCGGGAACGGTGCGGATAGCGTTGTCGACATGCGAGCCGAAGTTCATTTCGCCTTCGGCATCGTAGCGGTTGAACAGCGGCGGAAAGATCTTCTTCGGCAGAACCGCCGACATGAACAGCGGATGGCGGCCCAGCGCGTCGAGCACGATCTCGGCAAGCTCCTGCGCCTCCGGCGTGTTCTCGGGCAGTTGCAGGTTGCGCTTGACCTGCGCCGACTGGTGCCCGGCCGTGATCCGGCCATCCACCCAATTGGCGCGCGCCATCAGATCGCGGCAATAGCGGACCTGCTCGGCCGTCAAGACTTCGGGGATATGGACCAGCATGGGGATTCCTTGAAAACTACAGCCGGCGCCTCGCGGCGCCGGCTGCGACGGTCAGGATCGGCGTCAGAACGACGCGCGGCCCGACAGCGAAACGTAGCGGCCCTGACCGGGGATCGCGTAGCCAGCGCCCGCCAGCGAGTCGAAATAGTACTCGTCGGTGAGGTTGTAGATGTTGAGCTGCAGCTTGAAGTTCTTCGTAACCTTGTAGGCAGCCATGGCATCGAACCGCCAGTAGCTGGGAACGCGGGCATCGTTGGCGACGCTGGTCCAGCGCGAGTCCACGAATACCGCGCCGCCGCCGAGCGTGAACAGCGGAGTCACGTCGTAAGTCGACCAGATCGAGAACGAGTTTTGCGGCGTGTTGGCCAGTTCGTGGCCGATGTTGGCCGTGGTCAGCGAACTCACGAGCTCCGACTTCAGATAGGCATAGCCGCCATAGATGCTCCACAGGTCCGTCAGCTTGCCCGAGGCGCCGATTTCGAAGCCGGTCACCTGGGAATCGCCGATCGCGACATAGGCGGGCGGCGAAGTGCTGACCGACTCGTAATCGCCGGTCTTCTTGGTGCGAAACACGGCCGCATTGACGTTGAGGCGGTTGTTCAGCAGGTCGATCTTGGTACCGATCTCGTCGGTTTCGGACAGCACCGGAGCGAGCGACTGCTGGCCATTGGTGGTCGTCAGGAATTCGGCCGGCGGGTTGGCCGAGGTGCCATGCATGTAATAGACGCTCGAATTAGGCGTCGGATGCAGAACGGCGCCGGCGCGGTACGTGACGAAGCTGTTGTTGGACGACAGGTTCGTCGGGGCGGCAATGGCCCGGCCGTTGACGAACGTTCCGCTGCTAACAACGGCGCCCGTGCCCCGGTCGAACGAGTAGGCCCGGGTGTTGGCCTCGAAATTATCGAAGCGGACGCCGCCGAGCAGCTCCAGCCACTCCGTGACCTTGATCTGATCCTGAATATAGACACCCACCGTGTCCGATCTGGAAAGCGTGGCACCTGTCCTCGGATCCAGCGCGCCAGAAACGTAGGGCTTGGGAGCAGCAACATTGACGCGGTAGCCGTCGCCGAATTCGGAACGGTACTGCTCGCGGTTTTCGTGGCTGACCTCGACGCCGGCCAGCACATTATGCTCGAGGAAGCCCGTCGCAAACTTGGCGTTGAGATCGCTGACGTTGCTGATCAGTTCGTTGTTGGTCTGATTCTGGAAATGATTGGTGTTGGCGATCCAGATGCTGCTCAGCGGTGTGGCGCTGGTCAGCGGATTGCCCGGAGTAGCGAGCTGCGTGCCGCCGCTCGGGGCATTCCACAGATTCGACGTCGCGGTATTGAGGTTGCTGAGCTGCACCGGCCGGGTGCGGTTGAAGCGGTCGACATAGGAATAGCCGGTGGTGTTGGTGAACTTCAGGCCCGGCACGACATCATATTCGAACTTGTTGATCAGATTGTGCGCCTCGGTCTTCTCGACATCGTCCTGGCCGGGCGTTGCGACCCCGTAATAGGTGTTGCGCGGCACCGGCGCGGGCTGGCGGTAGCTGGTCCCGAAATAGGAACCGGGCAGCATCGGGATGCCGCGGTCGGCGATGTTGTCGTCCTTCTGGTAGATGTAGCTGAGCGTGTTCTTGGCCTTGTCGTTGATCTGGTACGAAATCGAAGGTGCAAAGCCGTATCGCTTGGTGTTAGCGAAGCCGCGACCGGCGGTGTCGGTCTCATAGGCCAGCGCGGAGAGCCGCACCGCCCAGTCGCCGAGCGTCTTGTTGACATCGACCGTGGCGCGGCCACCGGCCGCCGAGGTGCCGGTGCCTTCGACCACGTAGAAGTCACGGGCCTGCGGCAGCTTGGAGACGATGTTGATGACGCCGCCGGTCGAGCCGCGACCGAACGCGAAGGACGACGGCCCCTTGTAGACTTCGACGCGGTCGAAGCTGAACGCATCGCGGGCATACCAGCCGGGGTCGCGGATGCCGTCGCGGTAGATGTCGTTGCGCGCGGTATAGCCGCGGATATTGATCTGGTCGCCCTGCACGCCGCCCTCGCCCGCGGTGAAGGTGATGCCGGGCACGTTGCGCAGCGCTTCGACCACCGAGGTCGTGCGCTGGTCCTGCATCAGCTGCTGGCTGACGACATTCACCGTCTGCGGCACGTCGCGCAGCGGCACCGAGTAGCGCGACACGCCGGCCTGCGACGGCGTCATGTAGCCGGAGATACCGGCACCATCACCGATGATCGGCGATGCAACAGCGCCTCGGGGAGCGGCGGCCGCCACCGGTCTTGGCAGGGTTGATGCGGCACCGCGCTGCGCAGGCCTAGGCTTGGCGGCCTGCCGCTGCGGGGCCGTAATGCGCACCGGCGGCAGCTCCTGCGGCGTGGACGGCGGCGCGGCCTGCGCATCCGCCGAACTCGGTATCAGCATCGCGGACGCGATTCCGACAGTCGTCCGGCTCCAGGCGGCCTTCGAAACACCGTACACCTTGCTACGACCGACTGACCCTGCCGCACTGATGCCCATCGCTATATTTCCCATGATCGTCATTCCACGCAACGGCGCAACACGACGCGCGCTCGCCCCGTCGGGTTACTATCTTTCGGAATGCGACGGAGCAATCGGTCCGGCGTGCCGGATGCCGCTGTTTATAGAGCTTCTATTTTGGCGAGGCCGGACGGACGATGCACCGGCTTATCGCCGCCGATTTAGATCGATTGTAGATTTTGCATTTCACTTTTTGTTTGACCCTCGACGCCGCGCCATCGACATAGTGACGAGCCGTGCGCTGCGCCGTTGCGAGCGGACCGACGGCGCGCCACCAGAGCACAGATGATCTTCCGTTTCGCCAAGCGCGCGTTTACGTCCCGATCCCAGCGGACGCTACGTCGCTATCAACACATCGTCGATACGATCCTTCGCCAGGAGGCCGCGCACCGCGCGTTGCCGGCCGCATCCTTGCGCGACCGCGCGCGGGCCTTGCGCCAGGACATCGACGATGGCACCGGCCTCGACGCCATCGTCGCGCCCGCCTTTGCGCTGGTGCGCGAAGCCAGCCGGCGCACCCTCGGCGAATTGCACACGCCGACCCAGCTCATAGCCGGCCTCGCGATGCACGACGGCTACATCGCCGAGCTGGCGACCGGCGAGGGCAAGACCCTGGCCGCGACGTTGACCTGCGCGCTGCGGGCCATGACCGGGCGCGGCGTGCACATCGCGTCGCCGAACGACTATCTGAGCGCGCGTGACGCCGCCTGGATGCGACCGGTCTACGAAGCGCTCGGTCTCAGCGTCGGACTGGTCAATCCGGAGATGGACGACGACGGCCGGCGGCATGCTTATGCCTGCGACGTCACCTATGGCGTGGCCAGCGAGTTCGGCTTCGACTACCTCCGCGACAACATGAAATATGGCGTCGCAGAGACCGTGCAGCGCGGTCGCTGGTTCGCGCTGATCGACGAAGCGGACGCGGTGCTGATCGACGAGGCGGCGATGCCGCTCGCTTTGTTCGGGCCACTCGGCGATCATTCTGATTTCTACCGGACCATCGACGCGCATGTCGCGCGGTTGACCGCAGGCGATTTCCAGCTCGACGGACGGCGCCGCGTCGCGCTGACCGAGCACGGTTACGACCGGATCGATGAGGGGCTCAAGCAGGCCGGCCTGCTGAAGCCCGACCTGTCGCTGCATGTCCCGCAATCGATCAGCCTGCTGCACCACGTCGTCCAGGCATTGAGTGCGCGCACGATTCTGGTTCGCGACCGGGACTATGTCGTCAAGGACGGCGGCATCGTCATTGTCGATCAACTGACCGGCCGCCTGCTGGAAGGTCGTCGCTACGATGATGGCCTGCACCAGGCGCTGGAGGCCAAGGAGAATTGCGCGATCGGCGAGGAGACGCGCACGCTGGCATCCATCACCTTCCAGTCGTTCTTTCGCAAATATGATTCGCTGGCCGGCATGACCGGCACCGCGGTCGAGGATGCGGAAGAATATCGCGAAGTCTATGGATTGACCGTGCTGCCGATTCCGTCGCACCGACCTTCGCGCCGCATCGATGAGCGGGTCGACCATGCGACACAGGCCGACAGGCTGTCGGCCATCGTCGCGCAGCTCGAGCATGCCCATCGCAGCGGGCAGCCGGTTCTGGTCGGCGTGCCGGATATCGCCCAGTCCGAGCGCCTGGCCTCGGCGCTGCAATCCCGCGGATGGCGCGCCAGCCTGCGGCCGGGCGACCGGCATTTCGCGGTCCTGAGCGCCCGGCACCACGAAGCCGAAGCGCGCATCATCGCCCGCGCCGGGGCGCCCGGCGCCGTCACCATCGCCACGGCCATGGCCGGCCGCGGCACCGACATCAGGCTGGGCGGCGACGCCGCGCAGCGCGAGCAGGTGATCGCCGCGGGAGGGCTGCTGGTCATCGCGACGCAGCCGCATGAAACCGGCCGGCTCGACCGGCAGTTGCTGGGTCGGGCCGGACGGCAAGGCGATCCGGGACGAACCGTGCTGCACGCCGCATGGGACGACGATATCCTCCAGCCCGGCGAGAGCGGGCCTGCCTCGCACGAGCCGCGCCTCGACCGCGCCATCGCGGCGGCGCAGCGGCGCAATGGCAGCCGAAAATTCGACGATCGCCGCGCGTTGATGCGCTTCGACGGCATTGTCGAGCAGCAGCGCGCAACGATGCTCGCCCAGCGCGACATCATCCGCGATACCGCCGATCCGCTGGGCCTCGCACGGGATTTGCGGGACGACACGATCGACGACCTGCTGCAGCGATTTGCCAATGGACGACAGGCGCCGGATCTCATCAACCTCGATCTGCAGGTCCGCGCGATCCTGACACTCGCCATCGAATTTCCGCCAGCGATCGCCGACGACGTCCAACAGGCACGCTTGCGCCGCCGGCTGGTTTCGGCCGCGGACGAATGGATGGCCGGCA
Coding sequences:
- a CDS encoding TonB-dependent receptor yields the protein MLIPSSADAQAAPPSTPQELPPVRITAPQRQAAKPRPAQRGAASTLPRPVAAAAPRGAVASPIIGDGAGISGYMTPSQAGVSRYSVPLRDVPQTVNVVSQQLMQDQRTTSVVEALRNVPGITFTAGEGGVQGDQINIRGYTARNDIYRDGIRDPGWYARDAFSFDRVEVYKGPSSFAFGRGSTGGVINIVSKLPQARDFYVVEGTGTSAAGGRATVDVNKTLGDWAVRLSALAYETDTAGRGFANTKRYGFAPSISYQINDKAKNTLSYIYQKDDNIADRGIPMLPGSYFGTSYRQPAPVPRNTYYGVATPGQDDVEKTEAHNLINKFEYDVVPGLKFTNTTGYSYVDRFNRTRPVQLSNLNTATSNLWNAPSGGTQLATPGNPLTSATPLSSIWIANTNHFQNQTNNELISNVSDLNAKFATGFLEHNVLAGVEVSHENREQYRSEFGDGYRVNVAAPKPYVSGALDPRTGATLSRSDTVGVYIQDQIKVTEWLELLGGVRFDNFEANTRAYSFDRGTGAVVSSGTFVNGRAIAAPTNLSSNNSFVTYRAGAVLHPTPNSSVYYMHGTSANPPAEFLTTTNGQQSLAPVLSETDEIGTKIDLLNNRLNVNAAVFRTKKTGDYESVSTSPPAYVAIGDSQVTGFEIGASGKLTDLWSIYGGYAYLKSELVSSLTTANIGHELANTPQNSFSIWSTYDVTPLFTLGGGAVFVDSRWTSVANDARVPSYWRFDAMAAYKVTKNFKLQLNIYNLTDEYYFDSLAGAGYAIPGQGRYVSLSGRASF
- a CDS encoding Fe2+-dependent dioxygenase → MLVHIPEVLTAEQVRYCRDLMARANWVDGRITAGHQSAQVKRNLQLPENTPEAQELAEIVLDALGRHPLFMSAVLPKKIFPPLFNRYDAEGEMNFGSHVDNAIRTVPGTSVRVRTDVSSTLFLSSPEEYDGGELMVEDTYGTHAVKLPAGDMIVYPGTSLHHVTKVTRGSRIASFFWTESMISDVTRRAMMFDLDMSIIRLNGDHPEHPSVVSLTSLYHNLLRQWAAT
- a CDS encoding FAD:protein FMN transferase; this encodes MAPTRVAIPLQLSRAAPLLAPLQDIAGRTMGTSWSVKFVGSAAAAQTLRRAIVGVLERVVMQMSPWDAGSALSEFNDGPLGEWHELPREFATVMAEALRIAGESDGAFDPTMGPLVDLWGFGPQGRPPALPSAADIAQQRGICGWRQLEFDASSRRLRRLSACRIDLNGIAKGFAVDLAMTTLRQHGIHHALVEIGGELAGAGLKPDGTPWWVDIDRPSASSGVPALRVALHGLAIATSGCERGYDGPGRHLSHTIDPRSGVPIDNAMVTATVLHQSCMAADAYATALMVMGFDAGIAFATRHKLAAAIRFHRDTIALDERLSPALQAMLD
- a CDS encoding preprotein translocase subunit SecA; translation: MIFRFAKRAFTSRSQRTLRRYQHIVDTILRQEAAHRALPAASLRDRARALRQDIDDGTGLDAIVAPAFALVREASRRTLGELHTPTQLIAGLAMHDGYIAELATGEGKTLAATLTCALRAMTGRGVHIASPNDYLSARDAAWMRPVYEALGLSVGLVNPEMDDDGRRHAYACDVTYGVASEFGFDYLRDNMKYGVAETVQRGRWFALIDEADAVLIDEAAMPLALFGPLGDHSDFYRTIDAHVARLTAGDFQLDGRRRVALTEHGYDRIDEGLKQAGLLKPDLSLHVPQSISLLHHVVQALSARTILVRDRDYVVKDGGIVIVDQLTGRLLEGRRYDDGLHQALEAKENCAIGEETRTLASITFQSFFRKYDSLAGMTGTAVEDAEEYREVYGLTVLPIPSHRPSRRIDERVDHATQADRLSAIVAQLEHAHRSGQPVLVGVPDIAQSERLASALQSRGWRASLRPGDRHFAVLSARHHEAEARIIARAGAPGAVTIATAMAGRGTDIRLGGDAAQREQVIAAGGLLVIATQPHETGRLDRQLLGRAGRQGDPGRTVLHAAWDDDILQPGESGPASHEPRLDRAIAAAQRRNGSRKFDDRRALMRFDGIVEQQRATMLAQRDIIRDTADPLGLARDLRDDTIDDLLQRFANGRQAPDLINLDLQVRAILTLAIEFPPAIADDVQQARLRRRLVSAADEWMAGKIVAFGEVPLAEALRTLMLALLDQLWSEQTARLDHLRRRIADRRVSTHLVHAEFGAEAFEMLACSLREFSHEVTTHAMRIGLRCSP